CAAAGCCATCGCGGAAAAGCCACAAAGCATGCTTAGCACGTGTCAACGTCAACCTAATatgttacttttatttatatcttgTTTAACTTCACaattatgttttaataaatgttaatAGCACCGAGCATGTTTCTGCATTGTCATTTTGGCTCATATAGTAAAACGCATTACCGTTCGTATAAGAATGTGTGGCATCGATGTAAATGTATAATAGTTTTCTTGTCATGTTATAACAAATgcttttgcaaaaaaaaaagattcttttgCAGTGAAACGCTCTTGAAAGCTTGTGGAGCTCCTTTCATAGAACGACAATAAACAGTTTCGTCTTATTTTTGCATTACGTCTTCACTTTGTATTCTGTTTTCCCTTTGATCATGAATATACATTTCAACACataaactcttttgtttttcttttcttttgtctacAAGAAGGTTAATCCTTCCAAACTTTGCTACTTTAGTAACGAGTTTccagaaacaaatatttgaatctCACATCTTCCTATATCATGAGCTAGGAGGATTGGACAGTTAATACAATTGAAGTGGAGCACAATGAAAAAGGTATAGAGGTAGAATTAAAGACGAAAACACCTTGGCTACATAAATAGAGCTGATCATGAGCTAACAGGATTGGATAGTTAATAGTTAGAGACTTAGAGTGGGTATCAAAGTAGAAATCAGAAACTGTGGGGCGAAATCAGAGAAATGTGGGGAGAAATGAAGAGTGTAGTTGCAATGGTGGCGGTTCAGTTTATCTTCGCCGGGATGTTCATTTTGTTTAAGATAACGGTCGACGATGGTACGAATCTCAAAGTTCTTGTAGCGTATCGTCTGTCCTTTGCTACTATTTTCATGCTTCCCCTTGCCCTCATCTTCCAAAGGTTTCCTActctttttcttacatttttatttttatcagtgtgcattttttaatgtataacCTTATCTATATATGCACATATTCTTCAAATAACCCCAACTTCACCAAGTTATTTGTGTGTATTTGTATTCACTTATTACTCAATgttagtttattttaattataatgttttgttttggatttcttATAATCAGGAAGAAGCGGCCAGAATTTACATGGAGGCTGCTCTTACTAGCATTTGTTTCGGGGTTGCTCGGGTACTCAGAACTAGTACAATATCACTTTTCAGCtacatgattttatttatttatctattgaTGGCAAGAATATACTGAAATATAATCCTAAATTCCATAGATAAAACAGTGTTGCAATGTGTAAGTTTGAATATATGATGAATGTTGGACTTACCAAATTGCAAATAAATCCTAAATCCTTAGCACCCATGGAATTATCGTTgatttttttaggtttttgacTATCATGCAGAGCGGCGATACCAAATATTCTCTACTTGCCGGGTATGGCTCGAACATCAGCGACATTTTCAGCTGCAAGCAGCATAATTAGCCCATTGATCACCTTGGTGTTGGGTTTGGTGTTTAGGTTAGTAGACACGCGTATCATCAATTTTGTCTTCATTACATGAAATTAtgtgtttcagttttttttcatgaagacaaattctcaaaattttatacacagtttgtatattttttgacgttttagtttttttttatagagtTCCTTATTAATTTTAGTCAACATAGTATACTTAACGATAAAATACAAACTCAATAAAATCATGtgcataaaaaaataaaaaaaataacttttgaaATCTGAGGAATATTATTCAATGGTACGTTGTCCATTGAAATTTGCAATGGGATTATTATTCAATTTGCAAACTTAGGAATATTATCTCTTAGCTAATTTGCAAACTTGTCCATTGATTAAAGATTGAATAATTTCTAGCTGATAAGAACTTAAAAGGCTAAATGACGTTTAGTTCTAATTAACATCCTCTCAATTTGTCGTGCCCACAGGATGGAGACTCTACGGCTGGGATCGAACGAAGGGAGGGCCAAGCTAGTGGGGACGCTGCTTGGTGCATGTGGAGCCCTCGTGTTTGTATTCTACAAAGGTATTGAGATTCATATCTGGTCAACACACGTTGACTTACTCAAAGGCTCGCATACTGGTCGAGCCACTACGAACCACCACGTCTCAATCTTAGGGGTTCTTATGGTTCTTGGCAGTAACGTTTCCACCTCACTTTGGTTACTATTGCAGGCAAGTgtcactttttttgtttaataaatgaagcatttttgttttgatcgTTGATAAAAATGTTGCAAGACAACGCAAAATGTTGGTTTACAGGCAAAAATAGGCAAGGAACTTGGAGGACTTTATTGGAACACAAGTTTGATGAATGGGGTGGGAAGTTTGGTGTGCGTGATTATTGCTCTCTGTTCGGATCATGACTGGGAGCAATGGCAATTAGGATGGGATATTAACCTCTTAGCTACGCTTTATTCGGTAAAACAATCTACCACACCTAAATGTGTGTAATAGAcgcttttatttatattgtcCGTTATGTGTAGGGAATCGTGGTTTCGGGAATGGTCGTGCCTCTTGTTGCATGGTGCATCGCAACAAAAGGACCATTATTTGTTACTGTCTTTAGCCCTATAAGGCTGGTGATCGTAGCCCTAATAGGATCATTTGCTTTAGAGGAACCCCTGCATTTGGGAAGGTATATCAAACTCTATCATGATTTTTATGGGTGATCTGTGTgaatcatatttgttttttttttttttttttttggcgaaACTTGCAGTATAATCGGTGCCATGATAATGGTGGGAGGAGTATACCTAGTGGTATGGTGtaaaatgaaggaaaaaaagagtgCGTCTACGACTTCGGACcatattgaaacaaataagaataACAAAGAACTGGACCTTGGCAATCTTTCATCAGTAAATAGAGATGTCCCCTGAATCCCCATATGGGTTACATGATCAAATATAGTTTGAGTCTACCATAGAAGCAGAATATAAAATAGGGTCGGTAAGTGAATTAAGATCCAGCTGTATGCCTCAATTGGTGTTAAGTAGCCTTTGAAGTatatctttttcaatttttaacgTTACTTCAATATTAAAACACAATTACAACTTGCTACTTAATTTTACCTCTAAAATGctattttgttattgtctaAGTGACTAAGTGGTaaatttgttgtaaaaaaattatgacCGCCACAACATTTCATCTCacattttatagttttgaagTGATTAATTCATCTTCACATATGTGGTTTTCATTTACCGtttattactctctttttttggctCGAGGTTTGGAACTCAACAAAATGTTTGaatgttacatatatattgctTGTGCTAAGTAACTATCATATTATCAATGGATTCATATGTGCTTTCGGTGCGATGTATTCCGTAGATTTTCACTTTCATCAAATGTAAATGATGTAATtaagtttctcaaaaaaaaaaaaaacttagtgCATGACTTAATTGGCATAACCATTAATATtagtcacaaaaaaaaaaattattagtcCACCGtcgaaggaaaaaaacaaaaagcagtAGACAATTCTTGAAGTAAAATTAAAGGGATAGACAGATAACGTTTACGAGAGGAATCATGACACGTGAACATGGAGTATCGGTCAAACCTGGCAACTGGGACATTTCTTTAAATACCCACAAAATATCACTTTTGAAGAAgtaggaaaaaacaaaaccaaagaagatctaaagagataaagagaatgatgaagaagcaagTGACGATAGTGGCGGCTCTTCTGATTATGATGGCTTTATGTTCCAGCTTGAATATGGTGGCCGAGGCTCAATTAGGCCCCGGAGACTGCTACGACGGTTGCTCCACCGCCTGCGTCCAACGTGACCGTGAgtactctcttctttcttagtTTTCCCCAAAGGTTTCTGTCTCCATTTGTATAATAACTCCTTGTcgatcttctcttttcttcagcGAGAAAGACGTCCCGATGCGATCGCAAGTGTTCCATTCGTTGTGGTCCAGGTAAACATTATGAAACCGGATACGTACCGACCGGTCTGTGATACATTTGTCTGATTTGTACCAACCCCTGATTAACCGGTCTGATTTGTACCGGAACTAATGTTGatgttttttgtaaattacAGATGCTGCCAGGGCAAGTGGGAGTGGtgtttaaactttatattttaccAAGATCCATGCATTTGGATTTAATTATGTTGTAATCTTATTTAATAATCGTATCTCTGGAAAACATATTCTGTAATTTTTATGTAGTTATTGGAaccaataaataataacaGCTACAATGGTGGAATTAAGTACACTAGTGCTGGTTTGTAATCAACTTTAAAATGTGTTGAGAACCGGATCAGCTGGTCTAACTGAAATCTAATTAATCAGTTTGCAACTATAActtaaatctaaaactaaGAAGTAAGAACCGGCTTACTCACGTCTTGTCTTCTCTTTCGTCGTTAGATCCAAGCTGGGTCATCCAGCTCTATGGTAACCCAATTAGCAATACATACTCATGGCCCATtctcaaaattaatatattactCAAGTCAATAAAGAAGACCAAACGCATATATAGTCTCACTTTAACTTCAATctctgaaacttttttttgttcacgtTAGACATATGATCTCTGAAAACCTAAGTTATTTAAACTGTGTGTATTACTTAAACATGGCAACATTCCCGAATTTAAAACTGTGTGTGATCTATTGTTTGTAGGTTTTCACATAGTTTGGATATTGAAAAGGATAGAAAACGTAGGGAGATGAATCATGACGCGTGTACATATAGACAAACGGTCAAACATGGCAACATTCCCCAAAAATTTTCCTTAGGTCTTTTAGTAAATGTTAACCCACAACTATAGATCTTCTTTTAAGAGAGggagaaggaaaaaacaaaaacaaagaagaccTAACtatgaaaaaggaaagaaaatcGTAGCGAGGGAGAACAATGAAGGAGCAAGTGACGATATTGGCTACTCTTCTGATTGTGGTggctttatgtttttttccaaccTTGATATGGTGGCGGAGGCTAAATAAGGACCCGGACCATATAGAAAGTTAGGCGCAGAAACATGCTACGACGCTTGCTCCACCGGCTGTGTTAATTCCGACAGTGAGTACtctcttcttatcttttttatcCGATCCTAAAGTTTCGATTTATATATCCGCTTAAATATTATCTCTTTTTCAGAATAAAAGCTGATCCGACGCCAACACAAATGCTACGTTCGATGTGGAggtatatgtataaataattaatccTCTAACAGTATAATGAAACCGGACCGATCCatgatattatatttgtttgattggtaACAAATTCAGATTTTGTATGGACATGAAACTTAATAAGTGTTTGTCTACTCGAATCAGATCATAAGTTGCGAAATGAGTTGGTTTTGTAAAAAAAGTTGCGAAATGAGTTGGTTTTGTAACTGATGAATGGAATCAAAAGCGGACTTGGAAGTGATGTTGATGCATGTACTTTGTAATTTGCAGGAGCCGAAGGGCCAAAGAGACTCGTGCCTAAACTTTAAAAGTCACCAAGATCCATAGATATAATTATGTTGTAATAACCAATAATGCAACTACTGCTAGATTATCATAATATGCTTTGTGCGGGAATATAATATTGGAATATAGATTCATAATTTATAAGAAAGTTTATACATCATACAGATTTGAATTAGTAGCATGACAAAAATATGCTATACGGACGATATACAGTTTGTAATCACACATAACTATAACAGTTTGTAAATTGATAAATTAGTGTCAAACATTGTTCTATTATGTATATAATGGATTATTAATGATcttagatttttaataaatattcaaCATGCATGCTTAAATGTTAAAGTTaagataatttatttgaaGTATGCATGGTAATATTATAACACAACTTCTTGTATATGAGAAATTGTGAATCTATTCGCTAAAAGTAATGGTCACAAATGAGTTAGAATTCCTCAATGAGTCTGGATGATTTAAAGAAACCGATGGAGAACTTGAGGAGGAGACGAGAAGTATATGTTGTTGGATCAGTTAGACATGAAGGCTTGCTGATCGATCCAATTTTGATCGATCCAAATGATCAGAATCTAACCTCTATTAAAGAATTATAGATTGATAAATGATGGGTCGTCGTTCGTAATTAAACTAcaggaaaaaagaaatttgtcacctggtaataaaaaaatgatatcatACAGTATTTGATAAACCATGCATAAACTAGTTTAAGATTCAAATATGAGAAAAGTGTCAAAATCCT
This sequence is a window from Arabidopsis thaliana chromosome 1 sequence. Protein-coding genes within it:
- the UMAMIT24 gene encoding nodulin MtN21 /EamA-like transporter family protein (nodulin MtN21 /EamA-like transporter family protein; LOCATED IN: endomembrane system, membrane; CONTAINS InterPro DOMAIN/s: Protein of unknown function DUF6, transmembrane (InterPro:IPR000620); BEST Arabidopsis thaliana protein match is: nodulin MtN21 /EamA-like transporter family protein (TAIR:AT1G68170.1); Has 2335 Blast hits to 2323 proteins in 458 species: Archae - 9; Bacteria - 937; Metazoa - 4; Fungi - 9; Plants - 1230; Viruses - 0; Other Eukaryotes - 146 (source: NCBI BLink).) — protein: MKSVVAMVAVQFIFAGMFILFKITVDDGTNLKVLVAYRLSFATIFMLPLALIFQRKKRPEFTWRLLLLAFVSGLLGAAIPNILYLPGMARTSATFSAASSIISPLITLVLGLVFRMETLRLGSNEGRAKLVGTLLGACGALVFVFYKGIEIHIWSTHVDLLKGSHTGRATTNHHVSILGVLMVLGSNVSTSLWLLLQAKIGKELGGLYWNTSLMNGVGSLVCVIIALCSDHDWEQWQLGWDINLLATLYSGIVVSGMVVPLVAWCIATKGPLFVTVFSPIRLVIVALIGSFALEEPLHLGSIIGAMIMVGGVYLVVWCKMKEKKSASTTSDHIETNKNNKELDLGNLSSVNRDVP
- a CDS encoding thionin-like protein (unknown protein; FUNCTIONS IN: molecular_function unknown; INVOLVED IN: response to karrikin; LOCATED IN: endomembrane system; EXPRESSED IN: 23 plant structures; EXPRESSED DURING: 13 growth stages; Has 35333 Blast hits to 34131 proteins in 2444 species: Archae - 798; Bacteria - 22429; Metazoa - 974; Fungi - 991; Plants - 531; Viruses - 0; Other Eukaryotes - 9610 (source: NCBI BLink).), with amino-acid sequence MMKKQVTIVAALLIMMALCSSLNMVAEAQLGPGDCYDGCSTACVQRDPRKTSRCDRKCSIRCGPGKHYETGYVPTDAARASGSGV
- a CDS encoding thionin-like protein (unknown protein; FUNCTIONS IN: molecular_function unknown; INVOLVED IN: response to karrikin; LOCATED IN: endomembrane system; EXPRESSED IN: 23 plant structures; EXPRESSED DURING: 13 growth stages; Has 18 Blast hits to 18 proteins in 4 species: Archae - 0; Bacteria - 0; Metazoa - 0; Fungi - 0; Plants - 18; Viruses - 0; Other Eukaryotes - 0 (source: NCBI BLink).), with translation MMKKQVTIVAALLIMMALCSSLNMVAEAQLGPGDCYDGCSTACVQRDPRKTSRCDRKCSIRCGPDAARASGSGV
- a CDS encoding thionin-like protein (unknown protein; FUNCTIONS IN: molecular_function unknown; INVOLVED IN: response to karrikin; LOCATED IN: endomembrane system; EXPRESSED IN: 23 plant structures; EXPRESSED DURING: 13 growth stages; Has 35333 Blast hits to 34131 proteins in 2444 species: Archae - 798; Bacteria - 22429; Metazoa - 974; Fungi - 991; Plants - 531; Viruses - 0; Other Eukaryotes - 9610 (source: NCBI BLink).), which translates into the protein MMKKQVTIVAALLIMMALCSSLNMVAEAQLGPGDCYDGCSTACVQRDREKTSRCDRKCSIRCGPDAARASGSGV